Proteins encoded by one window of Nitrincola iocasae:
- a CDS encoding prenyltransferase, whose translation MSTDLSKYHFHRALRPFSFPVAVTACLVGIAAAYAEGYWLPLNVLLILLAGVLLQAGVNLINDYADLKLLPAHQNTEVQLACLRIHNNFRLGLACFLLAALIGLFLVSVTGLSLLWISLVGLLGALGYTLAPIHYKNRGLGVVMVFWLMGVLMITGSYLAAGAPFDLRIVWLSLPLSCLVALLLLSNELRDYESDRADGLGTLAVRLGYPQAVRLYWFLLVAALLMTLALRWVGYMNLIWPLAAVLLLLPKPCRLLHAPANERVALTPATALLLLGFGSIYCFLLLA comes from the coding sequence ATGAGTACTGATTTAAGCAAGTACCACTTTCATCGTGCATTGCGACCTTTCTCGTTTCCGGTGGCAGTGACGGCTTGCCTGGTTGGCATAGCGGCGGCTTATGCTGAAGGCTACTGGTTACCGCTGAATGTGCTGCTGATACTGCTGGCCGGTGTGTTGCTGCAGGCTGGTGTGAATCTTATCAATGACTATGCTGACCTGAAACTGCTGCCTGCTCATCAGAACACCGAGGTGCAATTGGCTTGCCTGCGCATCCATAACAACTTTCGCCTGGGGCTTGCATGTTTCCTGCTGGCAGCACTGATCGGGCTTTTTCTGGTGTCTGTGACGGGGCTGTCACTGTTATGGATCAGTCTGGTCGGTCTGCTCGGTGCATTGGGGTATACCTTAGCGCCCATACACTATAAAAACCGTGGATTGGGTGTAGTTATGGTGTTCTGGTTAATGGGTGTGCTGATGATTACTGGCAGCTATCTGGCCGCAGGTGCACCCTTTGATCTGCGTATTGTCTGGTTATCCTTGCCACTGAGTTGCCTGGTAGCGCTATTATTGCTTAGTAATGAGCTGCGTGATTATGAAAGTGATCGTGCCGATGGGTTGGGTACACTTGCTGTACGTTTGGGTTACCCTCAGGCGGTTCGGCTTTATTGGTTCTTGCTTGTGGCCGCGCTGTTGATGACGCTGGCCCTTAGGTGGGTAGGTTATATGAACCTGATCTGGCCCTTGGCAGCGGTGTTGTTATTACTACCTAAACCCTGTCGATTGCTGCATGCACCTGCCAATGAGCGCGTTGCATTGACTCCGGCAACAGCCCTGCTGTTGTTGGGATTTGGCAGTATTTACTGTTTTCTGTTGCTGGCATAG
- the trhP gene encoding prephenate-dependent tRNA uridine(34) hydroxylase TrhP has translation MRQPELLSPAGTLKNMKYAFAYGADAVYAGQPRYSLRVRNNDFNYNHLAEGIAYAHQRGKKFFVASNILPHNAKLKTYMDDIVPVIEMGPDALIMSDPGLIMLVKERFPDLPIHLSVQANTMNWASVKFWHQAGIERVILSRELSLDEVEEIRQRCPEMEIEVFVHGSLCIAYSGRCLLSGYINHRDPNQGTCTNACRWKYDAHEAKQDDSGDIVPVQTFEPTLGEGQPTDKIVLLQEASRPDDYMPAFEDEHGTYIMNSKDLRAIQHVHRLAAMGVDSLKIEGRTKSHYYVARTAQAYRKAIDDAVVGKPFDMELMDVLENLANRGYTEGFYRRHVHDQYQNYETGNSVGVHQQFVGEVLSHDVDKGLLQIDVKNRFETGDTLELMTPAGNKRFRLSELLDKRGTPVDAAPGSGHKVSIPLDFDTDMTYALLMRDLPNAPVRN, from the coding sequence ATGCGACAACCAGAATTACTGTCCCCGGCCGGGACGTTGAAAAACATGAAATATGCCTTTGCCTACGGGGCCGATGCGGTCTATGCGGGGCAGCCTCGCTACAGTCTGCGGGTGCGTAATAATGATTTCAATTACAATCACCTAGCCGAAGGTATAGCTTATGCGCATCAGCGCGGCAAGAAATTCTTTGTCGCCAGTAATATTCTGCCGCACAACGCTAAGCTAAAAACCTATATGGATGACATAGTCCCGGTGATCGAAATGGGGCCGGACGCACTGATTATGTCGGATCCCGGTTTGATCATGCTGGTCAAGGAGCGCTTCCCGGATCTGCCCATTCACTTGTCTGTTCAGGCTAATACCATGAACTGGGCCAGTGTGAAGTTCTGGCATCAGGCGGGTATTGAGCGGGTGATTTTGTCGCGCGAATTATCCTTGGATGAAGTAGAAGAGATACGCCAGCGCTGTCCGGAGATGGAAATCGAAGTCTTTGTGCACGGTTCACTCTGCATTGCCTATTCAGGCCGTTGTCTGTTATCCGGTTACATCAATCATCGCGACCCTAACCAGGGCACCTGCACCAATGCCTGTCGCTGGAAGTATGATGCTCACGAAGCCAAACAGGATGATTCCGGTGATATAGTGCCGGTACAGACCTTTGAGCCGACCCTGGGTGAGGGTCAGCCAACAGACAAGATTGTGCTGTTGCAGGAAGCGTCGCGCCCGGACGATTATATGCCTGCCTTTGAAGATGAGCACGGTACCTACATCATGAACTCCAAAGACCTGCGTGCCATTCAGCATGTGCACCGGCTGGCCGCGATGGGCGTGGATTCATTGAAAATTGAAGGGCGTACCAAATCACATTACTATGTTGCCCGAACCGCCCAGGCCTACCGTAAAGCCATCGATGATGCCGTGGTTGGCAAGCCGTTTGATATGGAACTCATGGATGTGCTGGAAAATCTGGCCAATCGTGGCTACACCGAAGGTTTCTACCGTCGCCATGTGCATGATCAATACCAGAATTATGAAACCGGTAATTCGGTGGGTGTGCATCAGCAATTTGTCGGCGAAGTGCTCAGTCATGATGTGGACAAAGGTCTGTTGCAGATTGATGTTAAAAACCGCTTCGAAACCGGTGATACCCTGGAACTGATGACACCCGCCGGTAACAAACGCTTTCGCTTGAGTGAGTTGCTCGACAAGCGCGGTACTCCAGTGGATGCGGCTCCCGGTTCGGGTCACAAAGTCAGCATTCCCCTCGATTTTGATACCGACATGACCTATGCCTTGCTGATGCGAGACCTCCCTAATGCACCGGTGCGTAATTAG
- a CDS encoding coiled-coil domain-containing protein codes for MSDKLEPRFNPESIRESVRNPIAPLDDEPEPHHPQQSRRGSGLLLNLVLLILVLALGGLGWLLLEQRQVLDEYQQRLSVLESRLSINQDTLERSGDTLQEQLTALQEVQAADRETSQSQWEELLQRVEQEISQREQLEKQQQQSLEQLQNLSNNVAELSEPLVELERLQGEITALQQQVAQLSDLVGSGGATNDERSEQLQHLVSQVSTLTEQQQQSATQLSEFKTQLASSKQQYQSLEGDIKRQFSALEAELVAEQAARPEYMAVMEIGMSELREDIRAINNARQLINRDLLQLREQLNRLQLQSN; via the coding sequence ATGAGCGATAAACTGGAACCACGATTTAATCCGGAAAGCATCCGGGAAAGTGTTCGAAACCCAATAGCACCGCTTGACGATGAGCCGGAGCCACACCATCCACAGCAATCGCGACGCGGCAGTGGCTTGCTATTGAATCTGGTGTTATTGATTCTGGTGCTGGCCTTGGGTGGGTTGGGATGGTTGCTGCTTGAGCAACGCCAGGTGTTGGATGAATATCAGCAGCGCTTGAGTGTGCTGGAATCCCGCCTATCCATCAACCAGGATACCCTGGAGCGCTCCGGCGATACGTTGCAAGAGCAATTGACTGCATTGCAGGAGGTACAAGCCGCCGATCGTGAGACTTCACAGTCGCAATGGGAGGAGTTGCTACAGCGTGTAGAGCAGGAAATTTCTCAGCGTGAGCAGTTAGAGAAGCAGCAGCAACAAAGCCTGGAGCAACTGCAAAACCTGTCAAATAATGTGGCAGAGCTGAGTGAGCCGCTGGTCGAACTTGAGCGTCTGCAAGGTGAAATAACGGCTCTGCAGCAACAGGTAGCACAGTTATCTGATCTTGTCGGCTCAGGTGGTGCGACAAACGATGAGCGCAGTGAACAATTACAGCACCTGGTCAGCCAGGTTTCAACCTTGACTGAGCAACAGCAGCAATCAGCAACACAATTGAGTGAATTTAAGACACAGCTAGCTTCATCGAAACAGCAATATCAGTCGCTGGAAGGTGATATCAAGCGTCAGTTTTCTGCACTTGAAGCTGAGTTGGTCGCCGAGCAAGCGGCACGTCCTGAATATATGGCTGTGATGGAGATCGGTATGTCTGAGTTGCGTGAAGATATTCGTGCGATTAACAATGCGCGGCAATTAATAAACCGTGATTTGTTGCAGTTGCGTGAACAGCTCAACCGTTTGCAGCTGCAGTCGAACTGA
- the groL gene encoding chaperonin GroEL (60 kDa chaperone family; promotes refolding of misfolded polypeptides especially under stressful conditions; forms two stacked rings of heptamers to form a barrel-shaped 14mer; ends can be capped by GroES; misfolded proteins enter the barrel where they are refolded when GroES binds) — protein MAAKDVRFGNDARQRMLEGVNILADAVKTTLGPKGRNVVLERSFGSPVITKDGVSVAKEIELKDKFENMGAQMVKEVASKANDVAGDGTTTATVLAQAIVNEGLKSVAAGMNPMDLKRGIDKAAAAVVAELAKMSVPCTDYKAIAQVGTISANSDSEIGRIIAEAMEKVGQEGVITVEEGSGFDNELDVVEGMQFDRGYLSPYFINNQENMSAELEDPYILLVDKKISNIRELLPVLEQVAKSSRPLLIISEDVEGEALATLVVNNMRGIVKVAAVKAPGFGDRRKAMLQDIAVLTGGQVISEEVGLNLEQAGLEHLGQAKRVNITKENTTIVDGAGSQADIEARVQQVRVQIEDTSSDYDREKLQERVAKLAGGVAVIKVGGGTEVEMKEKKARVDDALHATRAAVEEGVVPGGGVALIRALDNVGKLLGDNHDQNIGIELAFRALEAPLRQIVANAGGEGSVVVSKIREGKGSFGFNAANDQYGDMMEMGIIDPAKVTRAALQAAASIAGMMITTEAMIADLPEDKPAMPDMGGMGGMGGMGGMM, from the coding sequence ATGGCTGCTAAAGACGTACGTTTTGGTAATGATGCCCGTCAGCGCATGCTGGAAGGGGTTAATATTCTGGCTGATGCCGTAAAGACAACCCTGGGCCCGAAAGGCCGTAATGTGGTGTTGGAAAGATCTTTCGGCTCACCGGTCATCACCAAAGATGGTGTATCTGTTGCCAAAGAAATCGAACTAAAAGACAAGTTCGAAAATATGGGCGCACAGATGGTCAAGGAAGTCGCTTCCAAGGCTAATGATGTAGCGGGTGACGGTACTACTACGGCTACTGTCCTGGCTCAGGCAATCGTTAATGAAGGCCTGAAATCTGTTGCGGCTGGCATGAATCCGATGGACCTGAAACGTGGTATCGATAAAGCCGCAGCGGCTGTTGTGGCTGAGCTGGCTAAGATGTCTGTACCTTGTACTGACTACAAAGCGATTGCTCAGGTTGGTACGATTTCTGCCAACTCTGATTCCGAAATCGGTCGTATCATCGCTGAAGCGATGGAAAAAGTCGGTCAGGAAGGCGTTATCACGGTTGAAGAAGGTTCCGGTTTCGACAACGAACTGGATGTGGTTGAAGGTATGCAGTTTGATCGTGGCTACCTGTCTCCTTACTTCATCAATAATCAGGAAAACATGTCAGCTGAACTGGAAGATCCTTACATCCTGCTGGTTGACAAGAAAATCTCCAATATCCGTGAGTTACTGCCAGTACTGGAGCAGGTTGCCAAGTCTTCCCGTCCGCTGCTGATCATCTCTGAAGACGTTGAAGGCGAAGCCCTGGCGACACTGGTTGTTAACAACATGCGTGGCATCGTTAAAGTCGCCGCGGTTAAAGCACCTGGTTTCGGTGATCGTCGCAAAGCCATGCTGCAGGATATCGCTGTTCTGACCGGTGGTCAGGTTATCTCTGAAGAAGTGGGTCTGAACCTGGAGCAGGCGGGTCTGGAACACCTGGGTCAGGCTAAGCGTGTCAATATCACTAAAGAGAACACCACTATTGTTGATGGTGCCGGTTCGCAGGCCGATATCGAAGCGCGTGTTCAGCAGGTACGTGTGCAGATCGAAGATACCTCTTCTGATTATGATCGTGAAAAACTGCAGGAGCGCGTGGCTAAACTGGCCGGTGGCGTTGCTGTCATCAAAGTCGGTGGCGGTACTGAAGTTGAAATGAAAGAGAAAAAAGCCCGCGTTGACGACGCCCTGCATGCAACCCGTGCAGCCGTTGAAGAAGGTGTGGTTCCTGGCGGTGGTGTTGCGTTGATTCGTGCACTGGATAACGTCGGTAAACTGCTGGGTGATAACCACGATCAGAATATCGGTATCGAGTTGGCCTTCCGCGCTCTCGAAGCACCGTTGCGTCAGATTGTTGCCAACGCTGGTGGTGAAGGTTCTGTTGTGGTTTCCAAAATTCGCGAAGGTAAGGGTTCGTTCGGCTTTAATGCCGCCAATGACCAGTACGGCGATATGATGGAAATGGGTATTATCGATCCAGCTAAAGTGACCCGTGCAGCATTGCAGGCGGCGGCATCCATTGCTGGCATGATGATTACCACTGAAGCCATGATTGCTGATTTGCCGGAAGACAAGCCTGCTATGCCTGATATGGGCGGCATGGGTGGTATGGGTGGTATGGGCGGAATGATGTGA
- a CDS encoding co-chaperone GroES, with amino-acid sequence MNIRPLHDRVVIRRSEEEKTTAGGIVLPGSAAEKPNRGEVLAVGPGRTLNNGDVQAPSVKVGDKVLFGQYAGSNVVKVDGEDLMIMQESEIFAVIED; translated from the coding sequence ATGAACATTCGTCCACTTCATGATCGTGTCGTTATACGTCGCAGCGAAGAGGAAAAAACCACTGCAGGCGGTATCGTTCTGCCGGGTTCCGCTGCTGAAAAACCTAACCGTGGCGAAGTATTAGCTGTCGGTCCAGGTCGCACCCTGAATAATGGTGATGTTCAGGCGCCATCTGTCAAAGTGGGTGACAAAGTGCTGTTTGGTCAGTATGCCGGTTCTAACGTCGTTAAAGTCGACGGCGAAGATCTGATGATCATGCAGGAAAGCGAAATTTTTGCGGTGATTGAAGACTGA
- a CDS encoding FxsA family protein, translated as MRVIFLLFIIVPIIEITLLINVGQLIGVWYTVGLVVLSAFIGVNMLRIQSLGTLMRARQRMDQGEIPGQEMGEGIVLAVGGALLVTPGFVTDVVGFCCLIPYTRKALVHFLSQRMTVVTSMQATSTQAPHSPPFDGTPGRSESTPRSGDIIDGEYTRKD; from the coding sequence ATGCGGGTTATCTTTTTACTGTTTATTATTGTTCCAATCATTGAAATTACCCTGCTGATTAATGTCGGGCAACTGATCGGCGTCTGGTACACCGTCGGGCTGGTAGTGTTATCAGCTTTTATTGGCGTGAACATGTTGCGTATACAAAGTCTTGGCACCCTGATGCGCGCTCGTCAGCGCATGGATCAGGGTGAAATACCGGGTCAGGAAATGGGCGAAGGTATTGTGCTTGCCGTAGGCGGCGCCTTGCTGGTGACACCGGGTTTCGTAACCGATGTGGTAGGCTTTTGTTGTCTGATCCCATACACCCGCAAGGCGTTGGTACACTTTTTGAGTCAGCGTATGACGGTTGTGACATCTATGCAGGCCACCTCAACCCAGGCACCTCACTCCCCACCGTTTGATGGTACGCCAGGCCGCTCTGAGTCGACACCTCGCTCCGGTGATATTATTGACGGTGAGTACACCCGTAAGGACTGA
- a CDS encoding SDR family oxidoreductase, with amino-acid sequence MDLKDKVVVVTGGGRGLGRAMALELAAKGAKLALADLNQQDLDDTIAQCKEKGSEARGYICNVSVEADVEKLFTDIVTDFGAVHGLVNNAGITRDGLFIKVKDGAVVSKMSMDQWNLVMDVNLTGTFLCGREAAIKMIELGIQGCIINISSVSRSGNMGQTNYTATKAGVQAMAVTWSKELSRYGIRAASIAPGYIGTEMVMSMKPEALEKIAAGIPAKRLGKPEEIASTVSFILENDYVNGRCFEVDGGLRI; translated from the coding sequence ATGGATCTGAAAGACAAAGTAGTCGTCGTAACTGGCGGTGGACGTGGCCTGGGTCGTGCGATGGCACTGGAACTGGCTGCCAAGGGTGCCAAACTGGCACTGGCCGACCTGAACCAGCAAGATCTTGATGACACCATTGCGCAGTGCAAGGAAAAGGGCTCAGAAGCTCGCGGCTACATTTGCAATGTTTCGGTCGAAGCCGATGTTGAAAAGCTATTTACTGATATTGTAACTGACTTTGGTGCTGTACACGGTCTGGTTAACAATGCTGGTATTACCCGTGACGGCTTGTTTATCAAAGTTAAAGATGGTGCTGTCGTCAGCAAAATGAGTATGGACCAGTGGAACCTGGTTATGGACGTCAACCTGACAGGTACCTTCCTGTGTGGTCGTGAAGCCGCCATCAAAATGATTGAACTGGGCATTCAGGGCTGCATCATCAATATTTCATCTGTTTCCCGTTCAGGCAACATGGGCCAGACTAACTACACAGCCACAAAAGCCGGTGTGCAGGCCATGGCCGTTACCTGGTCTAAAGAACTGTCTCGCTACGGTATTCGCGCGGCATCCATTGCACCGGGTTATATCGGTACTGAAATGGTCATGAGCATGAAACCTGAAGCGCTGGAAAAAATTGCAGCGGGCATTCCTGCCAAGCGTCTGGGTAAACCAGAAGAGATTGCTTCAACAGTAAGCTTCATTCTGGAAAACGACTATGTCAACGGTCGTTGCTTTGAAGTAGACGGCGGCCTGCGTATCTAA
- a CDS encoding YajQ family cyclic di-GMP-binding protein: protein MPSFDIVSELDSHEVTNAVDQANRELTSRYDFKGVKAEFELQDETVTLVAEVDFQLQQMLEVLRAKLTARKIDIRCMEVKDPDLSGVKAKQTVILRQGLDQVQCKKITKLIKDSKMKVQSQIQGEKVRVTGKKRDDLQEAMALLRESDVELPLQFNNFRD from the coding sequence ATGCCTTCATTTGACATAGTTTCCGAACTGGATTCGCACGAAGTGACCAATGCCGTGGATCAAGCTAACCGGGAACTGACAAGTCGCTATGACTTTAAAGGTGTTAAAGCTGAATTTGAGCTGCAGGACGAAACCGTAACGCTGGTTGCTGAGGTGGATTTTCAGTTGCAGCAGATGCTGGAAGTGTTGCGTGCGAAGTTAACCGCTCGCAAAATTGATATACGCTGTATGGAGGTTAAAGATCCGGATCTCAGTGGCGTGAAGGCCAAACAGACAGTTATTTTGCGTCAGGGGTTGGATCAGGTGCAGTGTAAAAAAATCACCAAGTTGATCAAAGACAGTAAAATGAAAGTACAAAGTCAGATTCAGGGTGAGAAGGTGCGGGTGACAGGTAAGAAGCGTGATGATCTGCAGGAAGCGATGGCATTGCTGCGTGAATCCGATGTGGAGCTGCCGTTGCAGTTCAACAACTTCCGCGATTGA
- a CDS encoding ketopantoate reductase family protein, with amino-acid sequence MKWHILGAGAMGNLFATRLLQAGQDVSLILRLPKPDDYYQLHCLEGKARRTYSLPIQPASATETISQLLITTKAYDTEMALASVAGRLTPNATILLLQNGMGQHDRIQQHYPSVNLWAGVTTAGAWRPNPAELICVAAGETQIGPLNTPATELPVGWAAQIPTPTYMHTIQTALWRKLAINCAINPLTALHGCHNGALIEIPELYQQMQQICTEIDTLTRALGMTLFATDLIDQAANVAQATAGNRSSMLEDVTHGRSTEIEFITGYVCQQADQLGIDLPCNKALLSQVRALSAT; translated from the coding sequence ATGAAATGGCATATTCTCGGCGCGGGCGCTATGGGCAACCTGTTCGCGACCCGGCTGTTGCAAGCCGGTCAGGACGTCAGCCTTATTCTGCGCCTGCCAAAACCTGACGACTATTATCAACTGCATTGCCTGGAGGGTAAAGCCAGACGCACTTATAGCCTGCCAATACAGCCAGCGTCAGCAACCGAAACCATCTCCCAATTGCTGATTACCACCAAGGCTTATGACACAGAAATGGCACTCGCTTCAGTAGCTGGCCGACTTACGCCAAACGCCACGATCCTGCTACTACAAAATGGCATGGGACAGCACGACCGCATTCAACAGCACTACCCCTCAGTCAATCTCTGGGCTGGAGTCACCACCGCAGGGGCCTGGCGCCCCAATCCGGCTGAGCTTATCTGTGTTGCCGCCGGAGAAACCCAGATCGGCCCGTTAAATACACCAGCAACAGAACTTCCAGTCGGCTGGGCCGCACAAATTCCTACACCCACCTATATGCACACTATTCAAACAGCCCTCTGGCGCAAACTGGCGATCAATTGTGCTATCAATCCATTGACCGCCTTGCATGGCTGCCACAATGGTGCTCTGATCGAAATCCCCGAGCTTTATCAGCAGATGCAGCAAATTTGTACAGAGATCGACACCCTGACCCGCGCCCTCGGCATGACACTGTTTGCAACCGACTTGATTGATCAAGCAGCCAACGTAGCGCAAGCTACGGCGGGTAATCGCTCCTCCATGCTAGAAGATGTTACGCATGGACGATCCACAGAAATCGAGTTCATCACCGGTTACGTCTGTCAGCAGGCCGACCAGCTAGGCATCGACCTGCCCTGTAATAAGGCCTTACTGTCACAGGTGCGCGCCTTATCTGCAACCTAG